One segment of Rubripirellula amarantea DNA contains the following:
- a CDS encoding (2Fe-2S)-binding protein: MNDDDELCLCFHITRRKVAQYIRVNRPKVPSQLSECYGAGTGCGWCRPFLKRLLDDAEAKEPLPDAQSYAAERAKYRQKSGDRPPK; encoded by the coding sequence ATGAACGATGACGACGAACTGTGCTTATGCTTTCATATAACTCGGCGTAAGGTCGCGCAGTACATTCGCGTGAATCGACCCAAGGTGCCCAGTCAGCTTTCAGAGTGTTACGGAGCGGGGACGGGGTGTGGGTGGTGTCGACCATTCTTAAAGCGATTGTTGGACGACGCCGAGGCAAAAGAGCCCTTGCCGGACGCTCAATCCTACGCGGCGGAACGGGCAAAGTACCGTCAAAAGTCCGGCGATCGTCCACCTAAATAA
- a CDS encoding CBS domain-containing protein translates to MSLLNAMSQRSVIRSADEIMRRKLVTLSATDDLFHSVGRLLSDNISGAPVVDQDRNYLGVLSEKCCITALTDPVEVASEVGLHVVQVREFMVADLVTLDGEMDVFDAIDHLLSHRISGAPVTDKNGRFRGIFSEKTAMRVLSAALLDGLPGTKVESYMNVDQNRIINEGDLLIDVAHKFQNTPYRRLPVLRNGQLIGQVSRRDVLRAEHRLAAEVIGRGNKPGVSERLRRAIEPKQVGDCMDTEALTTPPTTDLLGIAQVFLNSPYRRLPVVEHGKLLGMISRRDLLQAAASIMTPAKKRGQAETLYLSGLYASPPPSIG, encoded by the coding sequence ATGTCCTTACTCAATGCCATGTCTCAACGTTCTGTGATCAGATCTGCTGACGAGATCATGCGTCGCAAGCTTGTCACACTTTCCGCTACCGACGATCTCTTTCACTCGGTTGGACGACTGTTAAGCGACAACATTTCCGGTGCACCGGTTGTTGATCAAGACAGAAACTATTTGGGTGTGCTTTCCGAGAAATGCTGCATCACAGCGCTAACGGATCCTGTCGAAGTGGCAAGCGAAGTCGGCTTGCATGTGGTTCAAGTTCGCGAGTTCATGGTGGCGGATCTTGTCACGTTAGATGGCGAGATGGATGTCTTTGACGCAATCGACCACTTGCTGTCACACCGCATCTCTGGGGCTCCGGTGACCGATAAGAATGGTCGGTTCCGAGGTATCTTCTCTGAAAAAACCGCTATGCGTGTGTTGTCGGCGGCACTGCTCGACGGGTTGCCCGGAACAAAGGTGGAATCGTACATGAACGTCGATCAGAATCGTATTATCAACGAGGGTGACCTATTGATCGACGTCGCTCACAAGTTTCAAAATACGCCATACCGCCGCTTGCCGGTTCTGCGCAACGGGCAACTAATCGGGCAAGTGAGTCGTCGAGACGTGCTGCGTGCGGAACATCGCTTGGCCGCCGAAGTGATAGGACGGGGAAACAAGCCTGGGGTTAGTGAGCGGCTTCGGCGTGCGATCGAACCCAAGCAGGTCGGCGATTGCATGGACACCGAGGCATTGACGACACCACCAACGACGGACTTGCTCGGTATCGCACAAGTCTTCCTCAATTCGCCTTATCGACGGTTGCCCGTCGTTGAACACGGCAAGTTGCTTGGAATGATTAGCCGTCGCGATTTGTTGCAGGCCGCAGCGTCAATCATGACTCCCGCTAAGAAGCGTGGCCAAGCTGAAACGCTGTACCTGAGCGGGCTCTACGCATCTCCACCACCGTCAATCGGTTGA